The proteins below come from a single Sorghum bicolor cultivar BTx623 chromosome 4, Sorghum_bicolor_NCBIv3, whole genome shotgun sequence genomic window:
- the LOC8075152 gene encoding iron-phytosiderophore transporter YSL15, translated as MARRQSPGGWGSPPLITPVHSSSCSSRSANMEINPADEIDKCEAGGGAEPQPADPEPEAASLELEQPQPWREQLTARGLVAAALIGSMYTVVVMKLNLTTGFVPTMNVSAALLAFLALRGWTGALARLGAAGAGRPFTRQENTVVTTCAVACYSLALCGFGSFILGLNKRTYEAAGVDTPGNVPGSVKEPGFGWITGFLVASSFGGLLTLIPLRKALVIDYKLTYPSGTATAVLINGFHTPQGDKNAEKQVRAFLKYFGISFFWSFFQWFYTGGNACGFAQFPTFGLKAWKQSFFFDFSMTYVGAGMICPHHVNLSTLLGAVLSWGILWPLIHNRKGDWYSADIPESSMTSLYGYKSFVCIALIMGDGIYHFVKVLGVTAKSLHEQSKLRRGSNRVADEGNAAAIDDLRRDEVFNRDSIPAWLAYAGYAVVSAVAVVAIPMMFRQVRWYYVVAAYALAPVLGFSNSYGAGLTDINMGFSYGQLALFVLAAWAGRDDGVVAGLVGCGLVKQLVLISADLMHDFKTAHLTLTSPRSMLAAQAVGAAIGCVVTPLTFLLFYRAFDVGNPNGYWKAPFALIYRNMALLGAQGFSALPTHCLPLSAGFFAFAVLANVVKDVLPPRYKRYVPLPTAMAVPFLVGASFAIDMCVGTLVVFAWQRVNGNDSTLLVPAVASGLICGDGVWTFPSSLLSLAKIKPPMCLKFTPGS; from the exons ATGGCCCGTCGTCAGAGCCCTGGGGGCTGGGGCAGTCCGCCGCTAATCACTCCAGTCCACAGTAGTTCTTGCTCTAGCCGCTCTGCCAATATGGAGATCAACCCCGCGGACGAGATCGACAAGTGcgaggccggcggcggcgcggagccGCAGCCTGCAGATCCGGAGCCCGAGGCCGCGTCGCTGGAGCTGGAGCAGCCGCAGCCGTGGCGCGAGCAGCTGACGGCGCGGGgcttggtggcggcggcgctcaTCGGGTCCATGTACACCGTCGTCGTGATGAAGCTGAACCTCACGACGGGGTTCGTGCCCACGATGAACGTGTCCGCCGCGCTGCTCGCGTTCCTGGCGCTCCGCGGCTGGACGGGCGCGCTGGCCCGCCtcggcgccgccggcgccggcaggCCCTTCACGCGCCAGGAGAACACCGTCGTCACCACCTGCGCCGTCGCGTGCTACTCGCTGGCGCTCTGCG GGTTCGGGTCCTTCATTCTGGGCCTCAACAAGAGGACGTACGAGGCGGCCGGAGTGGACACGCCGGGAAATGTGCCGGGGAGCGTCAAGGAGCCAGGATTCGGCTGGATAACCGGCTTCCTCGTCGCCAGTAGCTTTGGCGGCCTCCTCACCTTGATTCCCCTCAGAAAG GCTTTGGTCATCGACTACAAGCTGACATACCCAAGCGGGACGGCAACAGCTGTTCTTATAAACGGCTTCCACACACCTCAAGGAGACAAGAATGCAGA GAAGCAAGTGCGTGCATTTCTGAAATATTTCGGGATTAGCTTCTTCTGGAGCTTCTTCCAGTGGTTCTACACCGGCGGCAACGCCTGCGGATTCGCTCAGTTCCCTACGTTTGGCCTCAAGGCCTGGAAACAATC GTTCTTCTTCGATTTCAGCATGACGTACGTCGGCGCCGGGATGATCTGCCCGCACCATGTCAACCTCTCCACCCTCCTCGGCGCGGTCCTCTCCTGGGGAATTCTGTGGCCACTCATCCACAATCGCAAGGGCGATTGGTACTCTGCAGACATACCGGAGAGCAGCATGACCAGCTTGTATGGTTACAAG TCCTTCGTGTGCATAGCTCTGATCATGGGTGATGGCATCTACCACTTCGTCAAGGTCCTCGGCGTCACCGCCAAGAGCCTGCATGAACAATCAAAACTCAGACGTGGCAGCAACCGAG TGGCCGACGAGGGCAACGCGGCCGCGATCGACGACCTGCGGCGCGACGAGGTGTTCAACCGGGACTCCATCCCGGCGTGGCTCGCGTACGCCGGGTACGCCGTCGTGAGCGCCGTCGCGGTGGTCGCCATCCCGATGATGTTCCGGCAGGTGCGGTGGTACTACGTGGTGGCCGCGTACGCGCTGGCGCCCGTGCTGGGCTTCTCCAACTCCTACGGCGCCGGGCTCACGGACATCAACATGGGCTTCAGCTACGGCCAGCTCGCGCTCTTCGTCCTCGCGGCGTGGGCCGGGCGCGACGACGGCGTCGTGGCCGGCCTCGTCGGCTGCGGGCTGGTCAAGCAGCTGGTGCTCATCTCCGCCGACCTCATGCACGACTTCAAGACGGCGCACCTGACCCTGACGTCGCCGCGCTCCATGCTCGCCGCGCAGGCCGTCGGCGCCGCCATCGGCTGCGTCGTCACGCCGCTCACCTTCCTCCTCTTCTACAGGGCGTTCGACGTCGGCAACCCCAACGGGTACTGGAAGGCGCCGTTCGCGCTCATCTACCGCAACATGGCGCTACTGGGCGCCCAGGGCTTCTCGGCGCTGCCCACGCACTGCCTGCCGCTGTCCGCGGGGTTCTTCGCGTTCGCCGTGCTCGCCAACGTCGTCAAGGACGTCCTGCCGCCGCGGTACAAGAGGTACGTGCCGCTGCCGACGGCGATGGCCGTGCCGTTCCTCGTCGGCGCTAGCTTCGCCATTGACATGTGCGTAGGGACCTTGGTGGTCTTTGCCTGGCAACGGGTTAACGGCAATGACAGCACGTTGCTGGTGCCGGCGGTGGCGTCAGGCCTCATCTGCGGTGATGGCGTATGGACTTTCCCGTCGTcgttgctttctctcgccaagATCAAGCCACCCATGTGCCTGAAATTCACACCTGGAAGCTAG
- the LOC8075154 gene encoding cytochrome b5, with product MAGGKVYSFEEVRKHSDRKDCWLIIAGKVYDVTPFMEEHPGGDEVLLACVGKDATADFEDIGHTDSAKELMPQYCVGEVDAATIPAKLTHAVVTKDAASRSEKTTTASAGTWATLLQLALPVLLLALAFALQNYSRAKAA from the exons ATGGCGGGAGGCAAGGTTTACTCGTTCGAGGAGGTGAGGAAGCACAGCGATCGCAAGGATTGCTGGCTCATCATCGCCGGCAAG GTGTACGACGTCACGCCGTTCATGGAGGAGCACCCGGGCGGCGACGAGGTCCTGCTGGCGTGCGTCG GAAAGGACGCCACCGCCGATTTCGAGGACATCGGCCACACCGACTCCGCCAAGGAGCTGATGCCGCAGTACTGCGTCGGCGAGGTCGACGCGGCTACCATCCCGGCCAAGCTCACCCACGCCGTCGTCACCAAGGACGCCGCCAGCAGGTCCGAGAAGACCACGACGGCGAGCGCCGGCACCTGGGCCACGCTCCTGCAGCTCGCCCTGCCCGTCCTGCTGCTGGCCCTGGCCTTCGCGCTGCAGAACTATAGCAGGGCCAAGGCAGCGTAG
- the LOC8075155 gene encoding ATP-dependent zinc metalloprotease FTSH 7, chloroplastic: MACAAAETLASFPIASPSRSLLRPFPQRPAAAAAAAGRGAASIRISAVPPRGLGLALVHRRVRRCPPAARANVERDGDGASGNGEPSSSSGDGGDRDAAAESGGDTTSTSTTSAAATPPPPSSKRGENKWRRRLIKGGGGVGRWLWEPIVQGREMGFLLLQLGFAIFALRMLRPEIALPGSEPRPQTTYVSVPYSDFLASIDKDQVKKVEVDGVHIMFRLRPEVESQVRVVQTPTQRGADAVVDNTGASRRIVFTTTRPVDIKTPYEKMVENMVEFGSPDKRSGGMLNSALVALIYVVLIAVVLQRLPISFSQNSAGQLRNRKNSNSGGTKVSESTDIVTFADVAGVDEAKEELEEIVEFLRNPDRYIRLGARPPRGVLLVGLPGTGKTLLAKAVAGEAEVPFISCSASEFVELYVGMGAARVRDLFARAKKESPSIIFIDEIDAVAKSRDGRYRIVSNDEREQTLNQLLTEMDGFDTNSAVIVLGATNRADVLDPALRRPGRFDRVVMVEAPDRFGRESILKVHVNRRELPLSKDVNLADIAAMTTGFTGADLANLVNEAALLAGRLNKEMVEKIDFIRAVERSIAGIEKKHAKLKGNEKAVVARHEVGHALVGTAVANLLPGQPRVEKLSILPRSGGALGFTYTPPTTEDRYLLFVDELRGRLVTLLGGRAAEEVVLGGRVSTGALDDIRRATDMAYKAVAEYGLNQRIGPISLATLSNGGLDDSGGSPWGRDQGHLVDLVQREVKVLLQSSLEVALSVIRANPAVLEGLGAYLEENEKVEGEELQEWLKSVVAPKELTSFIRGQQEQVLQLEASS; the protein is encoded by the exons ATGGCTTGCGCCGCCGCGGAAACCCTCGCCTCGTTCCCAATCGCATCCCCGTCCCGCTCGCTCCTACGCCCCTTCCCCCAGcgaccagccgccgccgccgctgccgccgggaGAGGCGCAGCGTCGATCCGGATATCCGCCGTGCCGCCGCGGGGCCTCGGGCTCGCGCTCGTGCACCGCCGCGTGCGCCGCTGCCCGCCAGCGGCGCGCGCGAATGTCGagcgcgacggcgacggcgcctCCGGCAACGGCGAGCCGTCGTCCTCGTCCGGGGATGGCGGCGACCGCGACGCGGCTGCGGAGTCCGGGGGCGATACCACCAGCACGAGCACCACGAGCGCGgccgcgacgccgccgccgccctcgtcgAAGAGGGGCGAAAATAAGTGGCGGCGGAGGCTGATTAAgggaggcggcggcgtcggGCGGTGGCTATGGGAGCCCATAGTCCAGGGGcgggagatgggcttcctcctGCTCCAGCTCGGCTTCGCCATATTTGCTCTACGCATGCTTCGGCCAGAGATCGCGTTGCCTGGTTCAGAGCCCCGCCCGCAGACCACCTACGTCAGTGTACCATACAGCGACTTCCTGGCGAGCATAGACAAGGACCAGGTGAAGAAGGTTGAGGTGGACGGGGTGCACATCATGTTCCGGCTCCGCCCAGAGGTTGAGTCCCAGGTCCGTGTGGTGCAGACACCAACACAGCGCGGAGCAGATGCTGTGGTTGATAACACTGGAGCTTCAAGGAGAATTGTATTCACGACGACTCGTCCAGTGGACATAAAGACACCGTACGAGAAGATGGTGGAAAACATGGTTGAATTTGGGTCACCAGACAAGAGGTCCGGCGGCATGCTCAATTCTGCCCTG GTAGCTCTTATTTATGTTGTATTGATTGCAGTAGTTTTGCAGCGGTTGCCAATAAGCTTTTCTCAG AATTCAGCCGGTCAGTTGAGGAATAGGAAGAATTCAAATTCTGGTGGCACAAAAGTTTCCGAAAGTACAGATATAGTTACATTTGCTGATGTGGCTGGAGTAGATGAGGCAAAAGAAGAGCTGGAAGAAATCGTG GAGTTCTTAAGGAACCCAGACAGATATATTCGTCTTGGTGCTCGCCCTCCTCGTGGTGTCTTATTG GTGGGTCTTCCAGGGACTGGAAAGACACTTCTTGCAAAAGCCGTAGCAGGAGAAGCAGAAGTCCCATTCATAAGTTGCTCTGCTAGTGAATTTGTTGAGCTGTATGTAGGCATGGGCGCAGCTCGAGTACGTGACCTATTTGCTAGGGCCAAAAAGGAATCACCTTCAATTATTTTTATCGATGAG ATTGATGCCGTTGCAAAAAGCCGTGATGGTCGATATCGCATTGTCAGTAATGATGAACGTGAGCAGACACTAAACCAATTGCTCACG GAAATGGATGGCTTTGACACCAACTCGGCTGTCATTGTACTGGGGGCAACAAATCGAGCTGATGTTTTGGATCCTGCCCTTAGGCGCCCTGGGAGATTTGACCGTGTAGTTATG GTTGAAGCTCCTGATAGGTTTGGGAGAGAATCAATTCTAAAAGTTCATGTGAACAGAAGAGAGCTTCCACTGAGTAAAGATGTAAATCTAGCTGATATTGCTGCAATGACAACTGGTTTTACTGG AGCAGACCTTGCAAACTTGGTAAATGAAGCTGCTTTGTTGGCTGGGCGGTTAAATAAAGAAATGGTGGAAAAGATTGACTTCATCCGTGCGGTTGAGCGATCTATAGCA GGGATAGAGAAAAAACATGCTAAATTGAAGGGTAATGAAAAAGCTGTTGTTGCACGGCATGAAGTTGGTCATGCACTTGTGGGGACTGCCGTAGCAAACCTTCTTCCTGGACAGCCACGTGTGGAG AAATTGAGTATATTGCCAAGATCAGGAGGTGCATTAGGCTTCACGTACACCCCTCCCACCACAGAGGATAGATATTTACTCTTTGTTGATGAACTACGTGGCCGTTTAGTAACACTTCTTGGTGGGAGGGCAGCAGAGGAAGTTGTTTTAGGAGGACGGGTTTCCACTGGTGCACTTGATGACATAAGACGTGCTACTGACATGGCCTACAAAGCTGTAGCAGAATATGGTCTTAATCAGCGCATCGGGCCAATATCACTTGCTACACTGTCAAATGGTGGGTTAGATGACTCTGGTGGCTCTCCATGGGGAAGAGATCAG GGCCATCTAGTTGATCTTGTTCAGAGGGAAGTAAAAGTGCTTTTACAGTCGTCACTGGAAGTAGCTCTTTCAGTTATCCGTGCTAATCCTGCAGTTCTAGAAGGCCTCGGGGCATATTTAGAAG AGAACGAAAAGGTTGAAGGCGAGGAGCTTCAAGAGTGGCTAAAGTCGGTTGTTGCACCAAAAGAGTTGACCTCTTTTATCAGAGGACAGCAAGAGCAAGTTCTTCAGctggaagcaagctcctag